CGGACCGGGAAACGTCATGGGCGGTGTGCCTTCCGAATTGGGGCTAGGAACCCGGCGGTGTCCACGACACCGGCAGGTGTTTGATGCCGTGAATGAATTGCGACAGCAGGCGCGCCGGTTTGCCAGTCACCGTGATGTCCGGAATCTCCCGACGCAATTCGTCGAAGGCTACCCGGATCTCGCGCCGAGCGAGGTTGGCGCCCAGGCAGAAATGCGCCCCGCCGCCGCCGAACCCCAGGTGCGGGTTGGGCGTGCGGGCGACGTCAAACGCCCACGGGTTGTCGAAGCAAGTTTCGTCACGGTTGGCCGAGTTGTAGTACAGCGCAACCTTGTCACCCGCCGCCATCTTCACCCCACTCAACTCGAACTCACGGGTGAGGGTGCGGCGCATATAGATCACCGGCGAGGCCCACCGCACGATCTCCTCCACGGCCGTGGCGGTCAGCGCCTCGAAGTTCGACCACCACTTCTTCCGTTCCGCGGGGAAGCGGGACAACGCCAGCACCCCGTGGCTGATCGCGTTGCGGGTGGTCTCGTTGCCGGCCACCACCAGCAGAATGAAAAACGACGCGATCTCGGCGGAGGTGAGCCGATCGCCGTCGACCTCGGCCTCGACCAGGCTGGTCGTCAGGTCGTCGTGATGGTTGCGGCGGCGGTCCTCGGCCAGCGCGGTCGCGTAGGCGCCGATG
This Mycobacterium simiae DNA region includes the following protein-coding sequences:
- a CDS encoding cytochrome P450, which encodes MRPNGAPPPEMSLADVHLEALDFWARGDDIRDAAFAALRREAPISFWPAIQMEGFDSGAGYWALTKLDDVHFASRHPDIFSSAGGITVNDQLPELAQYFGSMIVLDDPRHQRLRSIVSRAFTPKVVARIEASVRERAHRLVTSLIANHPDGQADLVTELAGPLPLQVICDMMGIPEDDHQRIFHWTNVILGFGDPDLTLDFEEFVQVSMDIGAYATALAEDRRRNHHDDLTTSLVEAEVDGDRLTSAEIASFFILLVVAGNETTRNAISHGVLALSRFPAERKKWWSNFEALTATAVEEIVRWASPVIYMRRTLTREFELSGVKMAAGDKVALYYNSANRDETCFDNPWAFDVARTPNPHLGFGGGGAHFCLGANLARREIRVAFDELRREIPDITVTGKPARLLSQFIHGIKHLPVSWTPPGS